A part of Deltaproteobacteria bacterium genomic DNA contains:
- a CDS encoding glycine zipper family protein: MMMLMVMLMSKALTDKHVPEMRASRAGLRLFLLLTVFALAGCYPASYREVSRPMPGDTGGSPRAPITQVYFYPKAGQTTEQQSRDHYECYNWAMQQTGFDPSQSSIPPVQRVRVVPMPPPGHDTTVLAITGAVLGALIAGPRHAAGGALIGAAGGAIAGAASDSSRQQTARQLEEAYPNRDRALDAQYEGRALNFRRAMSACLEGRGYTVK; the protein is encoded by the coding sequence ATGATGATGTTAATGGTGATGTTAATGAGTAAGGCGTTGACGGACAAACATGTACCGGAAATGCGGGCATCAAGAGCTGGTCTTCGGCTTTTCCTTCTCTTGACAGTCTTTGCGTTGGCCGGATGTTATCCTGCGTCGTATCGAGAGGTTTCACGACCCATGCCCGGAGATACCGGTGGAAGTCCAAGGGCTCCTATTACTCAGGTCTATTTTTATCCGAAAGCCGGCCAGACAACCGAACAACAGTCACGTGACCACTATGAATGTTACAACTGGGCGATGCAACAGACCGGCTTCGATCCAAGTCAGTCGTCTATCCCGCCTGTGCAGCGCGTCCGGGTGGTGCCGATGCCTCCACCCGGGCATGATACCACCGTTCTGGCTATCACCGGTGCGGTGCTGGGCGCATTGATTGCCGGACCGAGACACGCTGCGGGAGGTGCATTGATTGGTGCAGCAGGGGGGGCGATTGCCGGCGCAGCGTCGGATTCGTCAAGGCAGCAGACTGCCCGGCAGTTGGAGGAAGCCTATCCCAACCGCGATCGGGCACTTGACGCTCAATATGAAGGACGGGCACTCAACTTCCGGCGTGCGATGTCTGCTTGCCTCGAAGGCCGCGGGTATACCGTAAAGTGA